GCAGGATTCGATCCGGTGACCTTTTTCCCCAAACCCGATGGACCGGCAGCCGGCCGGAGGAGAAGGCGAAGAGCTTGAGAGTTGAGGAAACGCGAGCGCGTCGCCGGGGAAGGAAGCTTCTCGATCTTGTCGCCGGTGCGTCGACGCACGACGGATctgaccccgccgccgcctcatccggCCAGCGGCGCTCAGCCGCCAAGGAAACGGCCTTACCAGTTACTCTCTGACCCTCTTTGCCTTTCAAACGCATGATTGTCAAAACACAACAATAAGGAAGAGTAAAAATAGAATATCAGGTTTATTGGACTCCCACAGGACTTAAAAACACAAGAAAGTTTCAAAAAACTATCTTTTGATATTTACAcaggaaaacataggaattcaAAAACATGGTGTTGGTAATTTTTTGTGGCAAGTTGACAaacacgatcgcagcacctaacGTTTTACGGTAATaatagagtcgccaaccaccctaATCTAGCAAACGCTAAATCAAGATGAGTTTTGAtaagctaaaccggctagcggaacCGATCTAGAAGAAACCGTAGATAACTACCTGTCTCGTTGGCAAAACGGAAGATTTTCAGGACAAatctacaaagaggtgtcgcactctcgcagtggTGGCGGATGATTTACAGCGCAAATCGACCAAGATGGATAAACTAAACTAGAACTAGAAGCAAAAGTAAAATAACGATTCGATTAATTGATAGATGATTGATTTTTACAATGAATCGGcattgtcccttatataggggttggtcttgccctctacaggccctcatCCACGTCTAACTCGGGCTAGAAACAGATGGAAACatgaaacatgccttcccgagcaaggaaacctgagacccgacgaaaatagagtctgactcggactctgccggtcagaccggccacacaccgccggtctaaccgaccCACTGgcggcagtctgaccggccaatacacagcggtcagaccggtcctCTCGGAGGAAAACCGGCAGATcatccaaactttggcaatttccCTATTTTAATTCTAGGTgctaaatttgggtgtaaacacacgGGAAAATAAAATAAGGTAATACCTTATGctaatttttcttcaaaatttatttacaatagttcattctataggaattttaaagaaaTTAATACGAAACAAACCTTTGTTTTAGACTAGAGCACTGAACaaattctattgggtgcatgcacttgtatttattaggataagAAATGCATGTTTGAACTAGAGTTTCACCCCCGTGAGGGCGGCACGGACGGCGACAACccgagccgctgccgccgcaacCCAGCGCCGTTGCcccctgcctcgccgccacccAAGTGAGGTGCCGGCAAAGCCGGTTGctcgcgaggacggcggcggcggggttcgCAGCTCCCGCCTCTCCAGATCCAGCGCGGGCAGGTCTCGAGATGAAGGTCAGCGGCGCCGTTTCGGcagcgggcggaggcggcgtctcGCAACCGAGAGCAAGGTGGTGGAGACGGCGAGAAGCCTGCCACGCAACGGGGCGGAGGAGACGGTGGTGGCGgggcagaggaggcggcggcagcgactgGAAGGAGGTGTCATGTCGTGGCTTCCCCTCGCCAGATCCGGCGCTCTCTGGCCCGGATCTGACCTCTTCGGTGAGAGAGGTTGGATCCCCTCCAACGGCTCctggtgacggtggcggcggtcgaCGACAggggctgacggcggcggcggctggggcaaCCGCGGCTGTGGCCCGTGGTGGCGGCTGATGCCCGtggtggcagcggtggtggcagcagctggcgacggtggcggaggcTGCAGTGGCCTCGCGGGCAGCGACAGCGGGCGTCGGTGGCTGCAGGCTGCAACGGCGGACGGCTtgtggcgatggcggtggcgactGTGGACgtggctgcggcggaggaggtgaggatggcGGTGGCATGACCATCTCGCCGGGGACCACGGCTGGCGCCGGGGGCGCGGCGGCTATGTCGTTGTACTCTCGGAGCTGGAACGCCGGCTTGGGTGGCTTGCGCGCGTACAGCAGCTCGCGGGACCACGCCGGCGAGACGGCCGGTTCACCGGCGCCTGGGGCATGATGGCTACGTCGTTGTACTCTCGGAGCTGGAACACCGGCTTGGGTGGCTTGCGCGCGTCCAGCAGCTCGCGGgatcggcgacggcgtccaTGAACTGCACAACATCCGAGGCATCCCACATGCCGTGGTTGAGGCGTATTCCGAGGACGAATCCTCCGCAGAGGAGGCGGGTCACATTTCCGTCCATGGATCAAGTCAACACATGTGGACATGTGCCATGCATGCGACCATTGTCGATGCGTGAATGAGCAAAAATGAAGCTTACCTGGATCAGCAGCAATGGCGTGCCGAGCACCGCGGCGGAGCCGTCCACGTCGAAGAGCAGCTGATCAATGCACGGGAACGGCGCCCTGAGCCCGTGCGGCCTGTGCTCGTCTTCATGGCCCGTCGCTGCTGATGCGGGTGCTGATGCGTGAGGCGCTTGCGCTCGGGTGCCACAAGCAATGCCTCGGCCGCCGAGTAGGCCGCGTGCACTccagcatcgccgccgtcgccgagcaagCCACGaccgagagaagagagaaaggagggagaaagagagggagagagatggagagctgacaggtgggtccaagggtatttttgacatttcacgcgatttctctctcctctccaaccgaaaatcattattttaatcggcaCAGTGTCCATTgacaaattaccacgtttatgaaGTGTTTTTCCTCAAAAGTGAATTTGAGCAGTGTCCCACGTCTAAAACCACGAAATCATAGTGTCCTGTAACAAAATTTGCCTTAATtatactatacatatatatatatatatatatatacatatatatatatatatatatatatatatatatatagttacatatgaaagtttttcataaaaaaaacttgcgaTGTTTTTTTAGATACTTCCTTTTTGGGGCCATAATTTTTATTTGTCAGCACACTGTTCTCTCTATTTTCAACGAcaataaggctgtgttcgctaaCACGTAATTAATCAATAACACGAAAAACAAAGCTGCCTTTATCTAgtaattaatcaagtattagctaaaataattttaaaaaatagattaaaatgttttttaaagtaacttttatatagaaaagtttttacaaaaaaatacaccgtttagctgtttgaaaaatatacgcacggaaaacgagaagGTGAGTTAGAAAAATGGAGATAAGAACTCAGCCTAAGGAGGCTTGGATCGCATGCCGGAGTGACGACCATATCTGTGTTTCGCAATTTTTGTCCACCTCAAGTGGGCTTTGTctcttttttgtttgcaaaattAGTCCAATACTGTTAGCTTGGCCCGATAAACATATGGGCCTTTTTACATGGGCCAATTGAGtgtttttgtcattttgtcttttcatttaatttgatttgaatatttgaatgtataaaatttatgtacttgatattttatttatacCGAATGTTTCCACGTAGAAAGTTTGCATATACAAAGCTTATATATGGAACTTTGCGTGTATAAAGTTTCAGGGGTTGCTAGTTCGCATGTGTGCTCCAGAAACGTAAGTCGTGCACGCAGCACGAGAACATCAGGTGGAGTTGGACTCtaatttaaaagaaattaaactTTCAATGTCAAAATTGTAAAAATTTCATCCTAAACTATAAAACTTGCAAAGCAAATCTGAAAACAttccactactagaaaaaccaaTTTTGCAGAAGTTGGTATATTCTTTCCCAGGCAGGTAGACCTCTCAAAGCCAAATGGCCGTATATAAAGATAGCAACTGGGTCGAGACCTTcgtccacctgcgaaaatatatttttcaggcAGACCACTTAATAGGTCCGTCTGTGAAAACAATCTTTACAGGCGGACAACATAAGACACCGCCTgcgataatatttttatttttgcaggcgtACCTCTCaagaggtccgcctgcaaaaaccgcaacaacgataaaaaaaaatcagacccCTCTCCTTATCCCCGCATCTCCCCCCACCACACAATATCTAACCTtatcctcttcccctctctctctccattagACTTTtcctctcaccctctctctccctctccctttcctcaGACCCTGCAAGGAGGAGAGCCGGTGGTGTGGTCGATGGCGGctgggcgaggaggaggaggaggtccggcggcggctcggtgaggaggaggagggccagCGCCGGAGTAGGCGCGACTCGGCAAGGCCCGGTGGCGACAGCGGTTCGACAGGGAGGCCCGGCAGCGGCTccgcgtggaggaggagggcaggTGTCGGGGTTGGCGCGGCTCGGCCAGGAGGGGTCCGGCGGTGATGATGGTTCGGCGGGGAGGGCTGGCGGCGGTGTAGCGATGGCGGCGGGGTCAGCGTGGCTCGGCGAGGAGGTCgtccggtggtggcggtggctcgTCATGGCGAGgtatggcggtggcggcggttcaGCGGGGAGGGCCGGCGGCAGCTCAGCGAGGCTCGGCACTGACGAGGAggttcggcggcggcagctcggcaAGGCAGAGCTAGTGGCGGTGGCTCGACGAGGCAAGGAGGGCCAGTGGCGGCTGCACAACGATGAGGgatggcgccgacgaggaggagggccaGCGGCAAATCCAGATCCAAATCCAGACCTCCTCCATTGTTCTTTCTCTAGATCTGAtccataatttctttttttctcttttatttttgtggACTATGTGAATTTTATTCTTCTCTTATTTGTATAGTGACAGTTGATACGTGAATCTTGTTCTTCTCATTTGTGGAAATGCGAATATTGTTATTCTCGTTTGTGTGTTGATTTGATTTATATTGTGATTAATGTGTGCAAACGGTAGCTGGATgggatttttttcaaattttttttgcccaaaattattttcacaggcggactaCTTAACGGAGCCGCCTGCAGACAAGGGGTCCGCCtacaaaatgatttattttctcAGGCCTTTGGGTGCAGGCGGAAGTTATGGCCACCTACGAAAATGTATTTTGACCGCCTGCAAAAacgttttttctagtagtgttcaTCTCAAATCACAAATTAAGATTTTCATCTGAAGTAGTCTAAAACTTTCAtatcaaaatcacaaaaaacTTCCAATAAAATTTAGAGCTTTGATCTCGAAAGCACAGAAACATCCAATCCAGAATCTGAATCATTCATCTAGAAACCACAAAAAAACATTCAGTTCAGAATCTGAAACTTTCACCTAATACTCAAATCATCTTTCCCTTAACCCCTTTGGCCTCGACATCGCGAGCATCTTGGCTGCTGCTCAGAGGCGaccacgtcgccgccttcccAGCCATCGCTGTATGGTCTGATCGAGGAGAGGAGCTAGTGCAGGGGCAGTGCTGAATGGTAAGAGGAGCTAGGGTGACTGGGATGGAGAGATGTTGAGCGAGAATAGGAGGGATAGAGGGCGGCCAGATCAGTCGAAAACGGAGATGGAGGGCATGGCCGGGCACCGGGACGCATAGAGGAATAGTGAGAGCAGCTGACGGCGTGGCAAAATAGCAAGTGCAGGCTGCAGCGAGAGAAGATGGGAGGTAGTGGGAAAAAATCGACGAGAAGAGGTTAAGTACACGCATCATTTGTCTAAGGTGTGCCAGCTTCGTCAATTAGCATTCATGTAAAGTTTTAATGTATAATATTGTTGGCCAACATGGCAACATGAACAAAATGTGTGGGCTTTTCCCCATATTTGCACGTGGGCCAAAAAGgacatttttttcaatatataatataatatgtacTGCTTCCTCcataatgtactccctccgtctcaaaaaaaaaaaaagacaaaccctggattttcatgtctaacgtttgactgtccgtcttatatgaaatttttttataattagtatttttattgttgttagatgataaaacatgattagtactttatgcgtgacttatctttttaatttttttcataatttttttaaataagacggacggtcaaacgttggacacagaaacctagggtttgtcttttttttaggacggagggagtaggtattTTTGAGGTAGGCACGGATATTATAAAAGTAGGTAGAGATGATTAGAGTagggttgtgattggtggaGAAAAGAGAGTATGTGGAGAAATAGCATCATTTTGGGACAAgttactgtgctagaaatagctgtattttgggacggaggtagtataagtAACCAGATATAACTAGCAATGGGCAGAAATATACAAAGTTGTTACATGAATTCGACTTGCTTAGTGGATTAAGGATTGAAATGATTCACTCAAGAAATCTGAGTTTAAGGATTGGCaatggcaaaagaaaaaaatgtttttctcttttttcacaTTGGTGGTTAGATGTGGTTGTGGCATAATTTAGTGCCTCTAGAGAATAGCTCTACTCACTTACAGATATAAAAATTATCTCTATtaaaatatcacaaaatataaaaatattttatatttgtttatagAGACAATTCATCATAAGACACCTATGaggttatttttaaaaatatctcTGTAGTAGGCATTTGAAAAGGATCCCTATAGTGTATAAGTATTAGAGaaatatctccttttttttttttgaaacgcaAGAGCTATGCGTTTCATTGCACTGAGAGGAACAATATGTACAAGCTCGGTCTGTGGACGTGTTTGTTGCTCTTTTATTTTGATCTGGAGTGCCCATGGGCTGAATAGTAAGGATCGTCGCAACTCTGTCCGACTGTCCTTGTTATTTTGTATTCAAACGCTGACATTGTATTTGCAAGAAACAAAAGTGACAGTCTTGTTGCAGCGCTTGTTTATCTCGGTCTTCGGAACTAATTACGACAAGCATGTTGTTCTTCTGGCTTTTGGTACTCAAGGAGGTATCTTACACTACTAGAAAAGGTATCTTACTCCACTCCagatccgcgcgccgccggcgccctccaCGACGACGTCCGCGCGCCACCGCatccctcctcgtcgccggcggccccCCTCCTCGACAACGACGATGACCGTGACGCCGCCGACGGCTCCCTCCGCTCTagatccgcgcgccgccggctccctcctctcccacgtcCGCGCTGCCGGCTCCCTCCACGACGACGTCCGCGCGCTGCCACATCCCTCCGCCCCCGGCCACGACGAGCGAcgacgcgcgccgccggcttctctcctcgtcgcctccgccggctgcttcttctccttgccccctccgccgccgtgacgacgacgacgacggcgccgacggcagCGGACGGAGGGGAGCCCTGGCTGGCGGCGCCCCgtgttgttttttattttcctgagatgattttcgtaggcgggCCACGGGCCCGCGTGCGAAAATGATCCATTTTCACAGTCGAGATGGTAGCGACGGTCCTCTCCCCTGACTGCGAAAATGGTTTTGGGCCGCCTGGAAAAatcttttttctagtagtgctaATAGCTTGGAAAAGTTCTGTTTGCCAGGCAGTGGTCTCTCGTGTGGATGTTTTTTTAAGTGCCAGTACAGTTTGCTGAACTTGAGGAGATGAATATCTCTTTAAGCCGTTTTTGGCCCTATTTGGAAAATTAGCCAAGAGGTATTCTGAGAGCTATTTTTTAACACAAGGAAATAACCCTTTAATAAAGCACATTTCTACAACGAGACCGTTCTCTCTATGGTCATAACCAGCTACCTCAATCTCTTATCTAGTTGCTACTAGTATACTCAAAAGtgcatgtgttttttttcttcttataaaattttctcttagatTACTTATTCGATTTATGATCCAATTACATaattgtgttcgtaacaattaaatctttataacaagatctcacatgactatattttaatgaaaaaaatacaaattacttctataatatatctaaattacttttagatttcattaaattatttcttagtcataaaagtactttaataaagcTTGAAAGTAATTTAcctatattatagaagtaacttaaaacaaaagtaAAGTAACTTGTTATGATAATAAAAGAAatttatacattcataatgttgtgagttgtttattttataatcatttttagtcagtgacgtaatttgtgctgattaaatttaatttctatatagactcatgTTTTTACCTCTATAACGGATTTACTTTTGATGTCGTGATAAAGttactttccttttgttttaagttacttctataatatatctaaattacttttaggctttattgaatttacttttatgggtctaagaagtaatttagtgaaatctaaaagtaatttagatatattataaaagtaatttataatttttcatcaaaatataatcacgtgagatcttgttataaagattcaaTTCttacgaatacaacggtgtaattggatcgtagatcggatgattagtttaagagaaaaaaaatttttgaAGCCGGTGTAGCGTAGAGCATCACATAGCTTCCGATTTGGATTTCTCTCGATGATGCCACATGCGTGAATCACCAGGCCATGTGTGGTTTAGACTGACGCACCAGCGCTTGTGGGATCGGACGGCCAATGAACGTGTCGCGCGATAGGGCAAAACAGAGAGCGTGCGAGAATTAGATTTTGCCCTTAATAAAATAGCCCTAAGTTATTTGGATCCAAGGGTTATTTTGAAAGCTATTTGGCCTTTAATGCACTTTCCTAtgtagagagagggagagaaaagataCTTTTTCAGTGGGCCCCAGCCGAAATAGTCTCAATTAGCACCTCTTGAGAAGGTTATTTCCAAATAGCCCTGAAATAGCTCACATGTTTGAAACTTTTAGGCTATTTGAGAGagggctaaaaaaataaccCATGGATCCATATAGGGCCTTTGTTGTAGGGTGTTCCTCTTATCCGTGGGAAAGCATGGATAAAAAGATGTACTCCCATCAGAACATAGTACTAGGAAGGGACGAGATATTTTACAGtattatgaatctagatagtCAGCACTACGAAACTGGAAAGATAggctgtccagattcatagcacTAAGTCTTATCTAAttttaggttcttatattttgggatgaataaAGTAAATGAGTTCAGGGTTTGAGAGTTTGCCATCCTAAAATGTGCTCACCATTATTCAATAATCAATACATACCATCTCATTACCAGGTAACAGCCACCAGGAGTCCAGGACCTCCTACAACTAGAAGACTGAAATGCCAGTaatagtaaaagaaaaaaaaggtaactCTTAGAATAGTGTAAACCAGAGGCAGATCCTCTGACTCTGACTTGACTTAACTGCACATGCAGTTGAGTCACGAATATTTACGTTCCACTTTACTATGGCTTATATATAAATGGTTTAACTACACAACagttaagtcagaggatccTCTCCGTGTAAACCTAGCTCTACTCATCTGTACTACTAAAAtccaagttttttttctcaattacACGGCACACGCGCACACACGCACTCGACATCTAATTCATAGATCTCTGTAATTGCCAGCTTCGCTATCCATGCGGCACAAACAATTTACAGATAAGAAACTCAACAAAGATCATGTACACAAACACATCTTAACCATGAGGATCACATGTCATGTTACAAGACCACAAGCAGCAGAACAGAACAGACTACAGGTATGAAGAAGCCAAGAGAAAAGCATGAACAAACACTGCACAAGTTTGTACTGCCAAACCCCCAGAAACTCACAAAATGGATGGGAGGCACAAATACAAATAGACAGTAATGCTATGAAAATTGTGAATATCTCCTAATTCTTTCCCTATACGAAGACGACCGCTGCACATCCGGCCTGAAGCAATTCACAAGGCAGGGCATCGTCTCATCGGCTCCGGTGCAATTCAGCTTTATCGACGACAGCTTCCCTGAGCTCGCGGTTCGAAACGATGAGCAGCCTAGATCAACTGAAGAGGAGCGCAGGCTGCGCATCTCAGACCTTCGGTGCAAAGAACCGGCATACTTGGAACTAGTGATTGCTGCAGGACCAGCATATTTGGAACCGGTGCTTGCCCCTGCTGCGCATAGAGCTAGCGATTTGTTCGTCCACGGAAGCTCCTTTATTGGGGTTGTACTTGCGAGTCTACCGAATGAGACAATCGTGTGGCGGCACAAAGGGCAAGGTATGGAGCCAGGAACACCACGGATAGATGTTGAGCTGCTAGCGGTGGCGCACAAGTAGAGCGCACATTTGGTGCAGAACTCATGGCCACACcctataaaagaaaataaaatcatatgaaTTTAAACGGGATTAGTGGAATAGAAGTATTCTACTGTGGGGTAGTTCAAGAATACCTTCTGCAGACACTGTACATTCCGTATCCAAACATATGGCGCATGGGTCATGGCAAACAGATGAGACAGAAGTTTTTCTCCACCCACATTCCCTGTAAAAGATCCACAAACGATtgaatatatgtaaattaatgCTCAAGGTTCTAAATCTTACTAGTAACTAGACAGTTcctagtgtgtgtgtgtggtgctACAGACCTACAGAACACCTGGTCAATGGATGTTTTGGCTTGTTCCTTGCACTTGCGCCATTGAACTCTCATTGCTGTTACAGTACTATTGTTGGAAGTTCGAGTTTAATCAAAAGTCCGTAAGGGAATAACTGGCAAATCAATTTCCACCAGGAGCTGGGGTAATCCTGGTGTGTTGGCTCCCAGCCTAGCCCCAGCAGAAAATGTCCCAGATGGAATTTCATTCCCTGCTAACGCGAGTGGCAGAGATGGGGAAAATTGAAGTACCATTTTTTAATCCTGTGTGAACATTAAAAATTGTAAATGGGCCTAAGAAAAAGGTTTCTGGATACTGAGATTCTTGTTCTCTTTCTCAATATTTCTCCCCTAGTGAAGTTTGGTTTCTACTGCAATGAACTGTTTTATCTCCTGACCTCCTGAAGCCTATAGGCAATTGCCTACCGTGAAACATTGGTGAATCTTACCTCTTCTGGTGGAACAGAGGTTTGTGCTCTGTTGAAAAAACTACTTGAGTACAGATGTTTGGTCAACTTTGGACATGTTTCATTTCTATTATGGAAACAGATAGGTACTGGTCTGGTAATTTCAGACAAACAAAATGATAATAGGATCTACCTATGACATCACTTGTTTTACTCACCTGGCAATTTTGACAATGCTCATCAGTGGGAGAGACAGATATGATGATGGAAGAATGCGTACTGGAACTTCTGGCCGTTTGGTTAGGATACCTTCAACACTACTTTTGTGCCATGAACGAGCCACCATCAAAGGGGTCAACCTTCAAGCAAATAGCATTGCAGAAGAGTAAGCAATCCAAATAAATTATAGTGAATTTTCTACAGATAATGAAGGATAAACAGTCCACATGCAACCTGCCTTCATTGATTAGGAACAGGAAATAATTCATGTTGTATTTAAGTCCACACAGAACCATAGTTGCAGAATTTGAGTTGAAACTCAAAATAAATATGGGTTACTTAGAAATCATTGTTCAAACCATGTTATTATTTAGCATAATTAGCTTGGAAATTCCTGTCCAGAGTTCCAGCCACATACTAGCAGCATGAAGTTTTGACAAGTTGACCTCAGTTAAGAGATCAAATTTGCAGAAAGCATCTCAGAAATATGTGACACTTGAATGTGGTAATTGTAAGGTAAACATCCCCAATTAGATATGTTCGATATATGCTATGTAGAACTAATAAATCTTTTATGATGGACTTGCTATTGCATACCCGTTAGTATTTTGAGCTCTCATGTTTGCTCCGGCTGCAACAAGAAGCTGTTTAACAGCAATCAGTAAATGGACATTGCCCAATTGTTTGGAATCGCATGAAAGAGAAAATTGATGCATACTTGACAGCATACAGCACTTCCACCACAGGCCGCATAGTGGAGAGGTGTGCTTCCTGAACCTGCAAAATGGAAGAAGAGCTAATCTATGAGCATATAAAAACCTGGATACGGTTCCACTTGTGCACTATATTTTCTTGTCATAACCAATGGTCAAGTTCCATTAGGAGTTGAATTGAGTTAAAAACATTTAGCTTCATACCTATGAGATCAATAGTTGAACCATCATTGATAGTGACCTCTGAAACAGAGGCTCCAAGGTCTAACAGCAATTG
The Oryza glaberrima chromosome 8, OglaRS2, whole genome shotgun sequence DNA segment above includes these coding regions:
- the LOC127782502 gene encoding probable E3 ubiquitin-protein ligase XBOS35 — translated: MGLLGMVGDSFGCSATGERLVSAARDGDIQEAMALLELNPRLARYSTFGIRNSPLHYSAAKGHHEIVSLLIESGVDINLRNCRGQTALMQACLYGHWKVVQILVLFKANIHKKDCFSGATAIHFAALKGHTRCLRLLVADYVPSLPEFWSVMHAKCTDETNKEAFDAVALRRLINNKSDGGVTPLHLAALHGHAECVQLLLDLGASVSEVTINDGSTIDLIGSGSTPLHYAACGGSAVCCQLLVAAGANMRAQNTNGLTPLMVARSWHKSSVEGILTKRPEVPVRILPSSYLSLPLMSIVKIARECGWRKTSVSSVCHDPCAICLDTECTVSAEGCGHEFCTKCALYLCATASSSTSIRGVPGSIPCPLCRHTIVSFGRLASTTPIKELPWTNKSLALCAAGASTGSKYAGPAAITSSKYAGSLHRRSEMRSLRSSSVDLGCSSFRTASSGKLSSIKLNCTGADETMPCLVNCFRPDVQRSSSYRERIRRYSQFS